Sequence from the [Bacteroides] pectinophilus genome:
TTATCCGCGGCTGCGGGGACGGATATCTGCGTCCTCAAAGGAAACGGTAATCTGTTTTACACCGGAGGAATGCGCAAGGGAATAGAATATGCCAAGGTACATTGTGCAGACTCAGACGGGTATCTCCTTGCCAATGATGATGTAAGGTTTGACAGCGCCGGTGTCAGCCATATGATTGCAGATATGGATGCTGCGGTACTTGTAGGTGCAACAAAAGATGACGATGGCAGATTCAGTTACGGTGGAATACGTTATGTAAAAGGGATAAAATATATTCCGGTAAAGCCGGAGGATGATGACAGGACATGTGATACTTTTAATGCTAACTGTGTCCTTGTGCCGGGAGATATCTTCAGGGCTTCACCTAATATGGATGAGGCATATAATCACAGCCTTGGAGATTTTGATTATGGTCTTCAGATAAAGAGGCTCGGTTACAGAGCAGAAGTCTACAGGATATATGCAGGTGTATGTAACAAGAACGATGTCAGAGGCACATGGAATGATACCACACTGCCGAGAAAGCTAAGACTTGCGAAAAAGGAAGGAATCAAAGGGCTTCCGCGAAGGGAATGGTATCATTTTCTTAGGAAGAACTTTGGGGTTGCAACGGCATTTACAAGATCGTTGACACCATATATCAGAATATTACTCGGCAGATAAGCCGTATGGAGGAAATAATGTCAGAACAACGTATTGCAGTTTTAATACCATGTTACAATGAAAGCGTAACTATTAAGAAAGTAGTAGAAGATTACAAAAAGGTGCTTCCGGAGGCAGTTATCTATGTGTACGATAATAACTCAACAGATAACACGGCTGAACTTGCGAAAGAGGCAGGCGCTGAAGTAAGATATGAGCGCAGGCAGGGCAAGGGTAATGTAATAAGAACAATGTTCAGGGATATAGATGCAGACTGCTATGTTATGATAGACGGTGACGATACTTATCCGGCTGATAACGCAAGAGAGCTTGTGGATGCCGTACTTAACGGTGAGGCGGATATGGTAATCGGTGACAGACTGTCATCAACATACTTTACAGAGAATAAGAGACCTTTCCACAATTCAGGCAATAAGATTGTAAGATGGTCGATTAATAAGCTTTTCCACAGCGATGTAACAGATATCATGACAGGCTACAGAGCATTCAGCAGGCAGTTCGTTAAGAGCTATCCTGTATTGTCAAAGGGATTTGAGATTGAGACGGAGATGACTATACATTGTCTTGATAAGAACTTTAAGATTGTTGAGATACCTGTTTCATACCGTGACAGGCCTGAGGGAAGTGTATCAAAGCTTAACACTTTCAGTGATGGTGCAAAAGTGCTTAAGACAATCGGTACCTTGTTCAGAGATTACAAACCGCTTACATTCTTTTCAATAATAGCGCTTATATTTGCA
This genomic interval carries:
- a CDS encoding glycosyltransferase family 2 protein; translated protein: MSEQRIAVLIPCYNESVTIKKVVEDYKKVLPEAVIYVYDNNSTDNTAELAKEAGAEVRYERRQGKGNVIRTMFRDIDADCYVMIDGDDTYPADNARELVDAVLNGEADMVIGDRLSSTYFTENKRPFHNSGNKIVRWSINKLFHSDVTDIMTGYRAFSRQFVKSYPVLSKGFEIETEMTIHCLDKNFKIVEIPVSYRDRPEGSVSKLNTFSDGAKVLKTIGTLFRDYKPLTFFSIIALIFAVIGMIFFVPVLIDYAQTGMVDRFPTLFVACMLFIVAVLMYVTGLLLHVINKKHRQLYELYLNTIK
- a CDS encoding glycosyltransferase family 2 protein — its product is MKKLTVIMTCFNRKDYTLRCINSLNETAGLLADWRFNYVVVDDNSTDGTEDALVELSAAAGTDICVLKGNGNLFYTGGMRKGIEYAKVHCADSDGYLLANDDVRFDSAGVSHMIADMDAAVLVGATKDDDGRFSYGGIRYVKGIKYIPVKPEDDDRTCDTFNANCVLVPGDIFRASPNMDEAYNHSLGDFDYGLQIKRLGYRAEVYRIYAGVCNKNDVRGTWNDTTLPRKLRLAKKEGIKGLPRREWYHFLRKNFGVATAFTRSLTPYIRILLGR